The genomic window AGCATAATTTAAAGCTTTCTACAAGCAGTTGAAACTTGACTTTTGTTTTTTATTATTTTATAATCTAGTTATTAAAACTAGATAAAAAGGAGTTGGAAATGAATTCTAACTTTTCCTACCCAAAATGGGAAGACATTCCAAACATTGACCTCTATCTGGATCAGGTTTTACTCTATGTCAATCAGGTCTGTGACCCTATCTCTCCAGATAAGGACAAGGGTCTAACAGCATCCATGGTCAATAACTATGTCAAACATGGTTACCTGACAAAGCCAGACAAGAAAAAATACCAACGCAAACAGATTGCACGTTTGATTGCCATCACCACTCTCAAGTCTGTCTTTTCAATCCAAGAAATCGCTCAGACCCTCAATACTCTGCAAACTCAAGCGAGCTCAGACCAACTCTACGATACTTTTGTGGACTGTATGAACCATGGGATTGATCCAAAAAACCCTATTATCCAAACCAGCTGTCAAACGGTTAAACTCTATCATCAAACTCTAGACTTAATCCTTATCAAAGAAGAGGAGGAAATCCAATGAACACCAGCCTAAAGCTCAGTAAAAAACTCAGTTTTGGAGAGGAGATTGCTAATAGCGTGACCCATGCTGTGGGTGCGGTTATCATGCTCATCTTACTCCCCATTTCATCCACCTATAGTTATGAAGCACACGGATTTTTATCATCTTTTGGTGTTTCTATCTTTGTTATCAGTCTCTTTCTCATGTTCCTCTCATCAACCATTTACCATTCTATGGCCTATGGTTCGACCCACAAATACGTCTTGCGAATCATCGACCATTCTATGATTTACGTGGCTATCGCAGGCTCTTATACGCCGGTCGTATTGACTTTGATGAATAACTGGTTTGGCTATCTGATCATTGCCATTCAGTGGGGAACGACCATCTTTGGCATCCTCTATAAAATC from Streptococcus oralis includes these protein-coding regions:
- a CDS encoding DUF1836 domain-containing protein yields the protein MNSNFSYPKWEDIPNIDLYLDQVLLYVNQVCDPISPDKDKGLTASMVNNYVKHGYLTKPDKKKYQRKQIARLIAITTLKSVFSIQEIAQTLNTLQTQASSDQLYDTFVDCMNHGIDPKNPIIQTSCQTVKLYHQTLDLILIKEEEEIQ
- the trhA gene encoding PAQR family membrane homeostasis protein TrhA, with amino-acid sequence MNTSLKLSKKLSFGEEIANSVTHAVGAVIMLILLPISSTYSYEAHGFLSSFGVSIFVISLFLMFLSSTIYHSMAYGSTHKYVLRIIDHSMIYVAIAGSYTPVVLTLMNNWFGYLIIAIQWGTTIFGILYKIFAKKVNEKFSLALYLIMGWLVLAIIPAIISQTTPIFWSLMVTGGLCYTVGAGFYAKKKPYFHMIWHLFILAASALQYIAIVYYM